The following proteins come from a genomic window of Geomonas sp. RF6:
- a CDS encoding bifunctional aminoglycoside phosphotransferase/ATP-binding protein, whose translation MNLKLKKSLLKPEAYPEPTTSVRLIETHVSLLFVTDSYVYKVKKPVDFGFINFSTVDRRRFYCGEEVRLNRRLSPDLYLGVEEIRERSGAFSIGGTGQVVDYAVKMRRLPEERMLHRLIDNGEAGEEELRLVAGTVARFHLEAPRAGVSQSFGTVAAVRENWEENFRTVEGMPWISRADFALIRDFVSRFAKEKAHLFEERLHAGFVRECDGDLHLENICLTDRVYIFDCIEFSERLRICDTAADIAFLLMDLEYHDRGDLSPPFLQTYREITGDSGMDPLLDFYKSYRAFVRGKVSGLLLREKLEEPERLRVEGRARRYFRLSRGCALRGKLPPSLFLTCGLTGSGKSTIALELTRQLGCELYQSDPVRKRQAGIPAGVRADAPHGEGIYSADFDRSVYDELLGLAAEALRRGKSVVVDATFRRAADRSRFRALAGAAGVPCHILEVRCDEGTVRERLERRHADPRAPSDGRWEIYLAQKERFEPPRDEGEILLDGALPPEECADRVLRAVGVLT comes from the coding sequence ATGAACCTTAAGCTGAAAAAATCGCTACTTAAGCCAGAGGCCTATCCGGAGCCCACCACTTCCGTGCGTCTCATCGAGACCCACGTCTCCCTCCTCTTCGTTACCGACAGCTACGTCTACAAGGTAAAGAAGCCGGTGGATTTCGGCTTCATCAACTTCTCCACGGTGGACCGCCGCCGCTTCTACTGCGGCGAGGAGGTGCGCCTCAACCGTCGCCTCTCCCCCGACCTGTACCTCGGCGTGGAGGAGATCCGCGAGAGGAGCGGAGCGTTCTCCATCGGCGGCACCGGGCAGGTCGTCGACTACGCAGTGAAGATGAGGCGACTCCCGGAGGAGCGGATGCTGCACCGGCTCATCGACAACGGGGAGGCCGGCGAGGAGGAGCTTCGACTCGTCGCCGGGACGGTGGCGCGCTTCCATCTCGAGGCGCCGCGCGCGGGGGTGTCCCAGAGCTTCGGCACCGTCGCGGCGGTGCGGGAGAACTGGGAGGAGAACTTCCGGACGGTGGAGGGGATGCCCTGGATCAGCCGTGCCGACTTTGCCCTCATACGTGACTTCGTCTCCCGCTTCGCGAAAGAAAAGGCGCACCTCTTCGAGGAGCGCCTGCACGCGGGCTTCGTGCGGGAGTGCGACGGCGACCTGCACCTGGAGAACATCTGCCTGACGGACCGGGTGTACATCTTCGACTGCATAGAGTTCAGCGAGCGGCTGCGCATCTGCGACACCGCCGCCGACATCGCCTTTCTTCTCATGGACCTCGAGTATCACGACCGGGGAGACCTCTCCCCCCCCTTCCTGCAAACGTATCGGGAGATCACCGGCGACAGCGGGATGGACCCCCTTCTTGATTTCTACAAGAGCTACCGAGCCTTTGTGCGCGGGAAGGTGTCGGGGCTCCTTTTGCGGGAAAAGCTGGAGGAGCCCGAGCGGCTCCGTGTCGAGGGGCGCGCCCGGCGCTACTTCCGCCTCTCCCGCGGCTGCGCCCTGCGCGGCAAGCTCCCCCCTTCCCTCTTCCTCACCTGCGGGCTCACCGGGAGCGGGAAGAGCACGATCGCGCTCGAGCTCACAAGGCAGCTCGGCTGCGAGCTGTACCAGTCCGACCCTGTCCGAAAGCGCCAGGCGGGGATCCCGGCGGGGGTCCGCGCCGACGCCCCGCATGGCGAGGGGATCTACTCAGCCGATTTCGACCGCTCCGTCTATGACGAGCTGCTCGGCTTGGCAGCGGAAGCGCTCCGGCGCGGCAAAAGCGTGGTCGTCGACGCCACCTTCAGGCGCGCGGCGGACCGCTCCCGCTTCCGCGCGCTCGCCGGGGCAGCCGGGGTCCCCTGCCATATCCTGGAGGTGCGCTGCGACGAGGGGACGGTCAGGGAGCGACTTGAGCGCCGCCACGCCGACCCGCGCGCCCCCTCCGACGGCAGGTGGGAGATCTACCTCGCGCAGAAGGAGCGCTTCGAGCCCCCCCGGGATGAGGGGGAGATCCTCCTCGACGGGGCGCTGCCGCCGGAGGAGTGCGCCGACCGGGTCCTGCGCGCCGTGGGGGTGCTCACGTGA
- a CDS encoding tetratricopeptide repeat protein gives MTRKLALLLLFASLPACAAQHRTEIAPAAIPAQSLVPKSSLAYYAESRLRAADGDLEGALVPLNRALQQDPENPSLHTALAQLYLQLGRGEEALAECQRALKIDPNSVNTQLMAANILVSLQRVKEAVPHLQKVIELDPTKEEVYLHLAVYYLKNFEYEQAVNTLKALVKAVPESPLGYYYLAKSYDQMKLPKEALSYYKKAVEVKPDFEQAIIEMGISQETQGLTDDAIQTYRTLLQTNPGNVNVVQHLAQLYIQQRKLQEALTLLQESGGTSVENSRKIGLLLLELERYDEAVTTFEEILKQEPEAHQVRFYLATAFEEMEDTQRAVEEFAKIPRESSYYTDAVGHLAYLYKEEGAPEKGIALLKEEIARTPSRVETYLHLAGLYETMDRYEDGVNVLTSMDKTLAADPRVSFRLGVLYDKMGKKDQSVAMMRKVIASSPEDAQALNYLGYTFAEMGTNLDEALGYLKKAASLRPDDGFILDSLGWVYYKMKRYDEAIYQLEQAAQLADDDSTVVGHLADAYCAGRHYKKGLHLFKKLQQMDPEGVDVVERMKHCRPETGEK, from the coding sequence ATGACCAGGAAGTTAGCGCTCCTTCTCCTTTTCGCCTCCCTCCCCGCCTGCGCGGCCCAACACCGTACGGAAATTGCCCCTGCAGCGATTCCGGCGCAGTCGCTCGTCCCGAAGAGCTCCCTCGCCTACTATGCCGAGTCGCGCCTGCGTGCCGCCGACGGCGACCTGGAAGGGGCGCTCGTCCCCCTGAACAGGGCGCTGCAGCAGGATCCGGAGAATCCCTCCCTGCACACGGCACTGGCGCAGCTCTACCTGCAGCTCGGGCGCGGCGAGGAGGCGCTCGCCGAATGCCAGAGGGCGCTGAAGATCGACCCGAACTCGGTGAACACGCAGCTCATGGCCGCGAACATCCTCGTCTCATTGCAGCGGGTGAAAGAGGCGGTGCCACACCTGCAGAAGGTGATCGAGCTCGACCCGACGAAGGAGGAGGTGTACCTGCACCTCGCGGTGTACTACCTGAAGAACTTCGAGTACGAGCAGGCGGTAAACACGCTGAAGGCGCTGGTGAAGGCGGTGCCGGAGTCACCTCTCGGCTATTACTACCTCGCGAAGAGCTACGACCAGATGAAGCTCCCGAAGGAGGCGCTCTCCTACTACAAGAAGGCGGTGGAGGTGAAGCCCGACTTCGAGCAGGCGATCATCGAGATGGGGATCTCGCAGGAGACCCAGGGGCTCACCGACGACGCCATCCAGACCTACCGCACCCTTTTGCAGACAAACCCCGGGAACGTGAACGTGGTGCAGCACCTGGCGCAGCTCTATATCCAGCAGCGCAAGCTTCAGGAGGCGCTCACCCTGCTGCAGGAATCGGGTGGCACGAGCGTGGAGAACAGCCGCAAGATCGGCCTCCTCCTTCTCGAGCTGGAGCGCTACGACGAGGCGGTGACCACCTTCGAGGAGATTCTGAAGCAGGAGCCGGAGGCGCACCAGGTGCGTTTCTATCTCGCCACCGCCTTCGAGGAGATGGAGGACACCCAGCGCGCGGTGGAGGAATTCGCAAAGATCCCGCGGGAGTCTTCCTACTACACCGATGCCGTCGGTCACCTTGCCTACCTGTACAAGGAAGAGGGGGCGCCGGAGAAGGGGATTGCGCTGCTGAAGGAGGAGATCGCCCGCACCCCGTCCCGGGTGGAGACCTATCTGCACCTCGCCGGGCTCTACGAGACGATGGATCGCTATGAGGACGGCGTGAACGTCCTTACCTCCATGGACAAGACCCTCGCCGCGGACCCGCGCGTGAGCTTCAGGCTCGGAGTCCTCTACGACAAGATGGGTAAGAAGGACCAGTCGGTGGCGATGATGCGCAAGGTCATCGCGAGCTCCCCGGAGGACGCGCAGGCACTGAACTACTTGGGCTACACCTTTGCGGAGATGGGGACGAACCTGGATGAGGCGCTCGGCTACCTGAAGAAGGCGGCGTCGCTGCGCCCGGACGACGGCTTCATCCTCGACAGCCTCGGCTGGGTGTACTACAAGATGAAGCGCTACGACGAGGCGATCTACCAGCTCGAGCAGGCGGCACAGCTTGCCGACGACGACAGCACCGTGGTGGGGCACCTCGCCGACGCCTACTGCGCAGGTCGCCACTACAAGAAGGGGCTGCACCTCTTCAAGAAGCTGCAGCAGATGGATCCCGAAGGGGTGGACGTGGTCGAACGGATGAAGCACTGCCGGCCGGAGACGGGAGAGAAATGA
- a CDS encoding peptide-binding protein — protein sequence MIRPGRLSLLLLLALLAGCGAEVSERPAPRSSAPPAYGDTLVTGSIGEPSNLIPILASDSASSDISGLVYNGLVRYDKNLKLEGDLAKSWEVSPDGLTITFHLRHGVKWHDGKPFTSRDVMYTYKVTVDPKTPTAYAEDFKQVKSAEAPDPYTFRAVYGKPFAPALASWGMPILPAHLLEGKEITKSPLARSPVGTGPFIFREWIPGQKISLTAYPDYYEGRPYLSGYLYRIIPDSSTMYLELKAGGVDMMGLSPVQFQRQTVSQAFLNRFNKYRYPASAYTYLGYNLRHPLFKDKRVRQAITSAINKEEIVQGVLLGMGQIAHGPYKPGTWQWKPTVQDFNYNPDRARALLKEAGYTMGADGVLVKDGRRLSFTLITNQGNDQRLKCAQIIQRRLKWVGIEVKIRVLEWASLLTNFIDKGKFETLLMGWTIGQDPDLFDVWHSSKTGPKELNFVGFKNAEVDRLIEEGRGTFDMEKRRACYYRIQDIFAQEQPYTFLYVPDALPVVSARFHGIEPAPAGIMHNLIKWYVPKDEQRKAVMTE from the coding sequence ATGATCCGTCCCGGGCGCCTTTCCCTCCTGCTTCTCCTCGCGCTCCTCGCCGGGTGCGGCGCCGAGGTTTCCGAGCGCCCGGCCCCCCGCTCCAGCGCCCCCCCTGCCTACGGCGACACCCTGGTTACGGGGAGCATCGGGGAGCCTTCCAACCTCATACCGATACTTGCCTCCGACTCCGCCTCCAGCGACATCTCCGGCCTCGTGTACAACGGCCTCGTACGCTACGACAAGAACCTGAAGCTCGAGGGGGACCTCGCGAAATCGTGGGAAGTTTCCCCCGATGGGCTCACCATCACCTTCCACCTGCGCCACGGCGTGAAGTGGCACGACGGGAAGCCGTTCACCTCCCGCGACGTCATGTACACCTACAAGGTGACGGTCGATCCGAAGACCCCCACCGCCTATGCCGAGGACTTCAAGCAGGTCAAGAGCGCGGAGGCGCCGGACCCCTATACCTTCCGGGCGGTGTACGGCAAGCCCTTTGCCCCGGCCCTCGCCTCCTGGGGGATGCCGATCCTGCCGGCGCACCTCCTGGAGGGGAAGGAGATCACGAAGAGCCCCCTCGCCAGGAGCCCGGTGGGGACCGGCCCCTTCATCTTCCGGGAATGGATTCCGGGGCAAAAGATCTCCCTCACCGCCTATCCCGATTACTACGAAGGGCGCCCCTACCTCTCCGGGTACCTGTACCGCATCATCCCCGACAGCTCCACCATGTACCTGGAGCTGAAGGCGGGCGGGGTGGACATGATGGGGCTCTCCCCTGTGCAGTTCCAGCGCCAGACGGTCAGTCAGGCGTTTTTGAACCGCTTCAACAAGTACCGCTATCCGGCGTCCGCCTACACCTATCTCGGCTACAACCTGCGCCATCCGCTCTTCAAGGACAAGCGGGTCCGCCAGGCGATCACCTCCGCCATCAACAAGGAGGAGATCGTGCAGGGGGTGCTCCTCGGGATGGGGCAGATCGCCCACGGTCCCTACAAGCCGGGGACGTGGCAGTGGAAGCCGACCGTCCAGGACTTCAACTACAACCCCGACCGTGCCCGCGCCCTCCTGAAGGAGGCGGGGTACACCATGGGGGCGGACGGGGTGCTGGTAAAGGACGGCAGGCGCCTGAGCTTCACCCTCATCACCAACCAGGGTAACGACCAGCGCCTGAAGTGCGCCCAGATCATCCAGCGCCGTCTGAAGTGGGTGGGGATCGAGGTGAAGATCCGGGTGCTCGAGTGGGCGTCCCTTCTCACCAACTTCATCGACAAGGGGAAATTCGAGACGCTCCTCATGGGGTGGACGATCGGGCAGGATCCGGACCTCTTCGACGTGTGGCACTCCTCGAAGACCGGACCGAAGGAGCTGAACTTTGTCGGCTTCAAGAACGCCGAGGTCGACCGCCTCATCGAGGAGGGGAGGGGGACCTTCGACATGGAGAAGAGGCGCGCCTGCTACTACAGGATCCAGGACATCTTCGCCCAGGAGCAGCCGTACACCTTCCTCTACGTGCCGGACGCCCTTCCCGTCGTCTCCGCCCGCTTTCACGGCATAGAGCCCGCACCCGCCGGGATCATGCACAACCTGATAAAGTGGTACGTGCCGAAGGATGAGCAGCGCAAGGCCGTCATGACGGAATAA
- a CDS encoding ABC transporter permease — protein MAKYLLKRIVMLFPLLIGITLITFTVIHLAPGEPVEMQVAMNPKVSAAARARLREFYGLDKPLYVQYGLWLSRLSKLDFGRSFAPDNRPVRDKIVERIPVTLSLNVIALILEFGLALPIGVIAAVKRDTLVDRGISVFVFIGFAVPTFWLALLCMYLLGVKYPILPISGLHSLGSGRLSFFPWLLDMAKHLILPVSIATFGSLAGLSRYMRSTMVEVLSQDYVTTARAKGVRERTVIFRHALRNALLPVITLLGFSLPALIGGSVIFETIFAIPGMGQLFYMGVMGRDYPLVMGILVIGACLTLLGNLLADVCYALADPRIRHGRG, from the coding sequence ATGGCCAAATATCTCCTCAAACGCATAGTGATGCTCTTTCCGCTTCTCATCGGCATCACCCTTATCACCTTCACGGTGATCCATCTCGCTCCGGGGGAGCCGGTGGAGATGCAGGTGGCGATGAACCCGAAGGTCTCTGCCGCGGCGCGCGCGCGTCTGCGGGAGTTCTACGGGCTGGACAAGCCCCTTTACGTGCAGTACGGCCTCTGGCTCTCCCGCCTCTCCAAACTCGATTTCGGGCGCTCCTTTGCGCCCGATAACCGTCCGGTGAGGGACAAGATCGTGGAGCGCATCCCGGTGACCCTCTCCCTCAACGTGATCGCCCTCATCCTGGAGTTCGGCCTCGCCCTCCCCATCGGGGTGATCGCGGCGGTGAAGCGGGATACCCTGGTCGATCGGGGCATATCGGTATTCGTCTTCATAGGGTTCGCGGTGCCGACCTTCTGGCTCGCGCTCCTTTGCATGTACCTTCTGGGGGTGAAGTACCCGATTCTCCCGATCTCCGGGCTCCACTCCCTCGGGAGCGGGCGGCTTTCCTTCTTCCCCTGGCTCCTGGACATGGCGAAGCACCTGATACTCCCCGTCTCCATCGCGACCTTCGGAAGCCTCGCGGGGCTTTCCCGCTACATGCGCTCCACGATGGTGGAGGTCCTCTCCCAGGACTACGTCACCACCGCGCGCGCGAAGGGGGTGCGCGAGAGGACGGTAATCTTCCGGCACGCGCTCAGAAACGCGCTTTTGCCGGTGATCACCCTTCTTGGTTTCTCCCTCCCCGCGCTGATCGGCGGGAGCGTGATCTTCGAGACGATCTTTGCCATCCCCGGGATGGGGCAGCTCTTCTACATGGGGGTCATGGGGCGCGACTACCCCCTGGTGATGGGGATCCTGGTGATCGGCGCCTGCCTCACGCTCCTCGGAAACCTCCTGGCGGACGTCTGCTACGCGCTTGCCGATCCGCGCATCCGGCACGGGAGGGGGTGA
- the opp4C gene encoding oligopeptide ABC transporter permease: MKGRNHGYYWDLWRRFVENRFAFAGLCVVVLLFLVSLAAPYITPYDPDAIDAWHVLLPPSGTHWFGTDELGRDVFTRVIYGARVSLSVGFVAVGISVVIGTVVGLFAGFYGGWVDSVLMRIVDIMLCFPTFFLILAVIAMLEPSIRYIMVVIGLTSWMGVARLVRAEVLSLKSRDFVLAARVLGASDQRVIFRHILPNALSPVLVSATLGVAGAILTESALSFLGIGVQPPVASWGNILTSGKDYIEFAWWLSLFPGLAILVTVLSYNLVGEGVRDALDPRR; encoded by the coding sequence ATGAAGGGGAGAAATCACGGCTACTACTGGGATCTCTGGAGGCGCTTCGTGGAGAACCGCTTTGCCTTTGCGGGGCTTTGCGTGGTGGTCCTTCTCTTCCTCGTGTCACTTGCCGCTCCGTACATCACGCCGTACGATCCGGATGCCATAGATGCCTGGCACGTCCTCCTCCCCCCTTCGGGGACCCACTGGTTCGGGACGGACGAACTCGGAAGGGACGTCTTCACCCGCGTCATCTACGGGGCGCGGGTCTCTTTGAGCGTAGGCTTTGTGGCGGTCGGCATCTCCGTCGTCATCGGAACGGTGGTCGGGCTCTTCGCCGGTTTCTACGGCGGCTGGGTCGACTCGGTGCTCATGCGGATCGTGGACATCATGCTCTGCTTCCCGACCTTTTTCCTCATCCTCGCGGTCATCGCCATGCTGGAGCCCTCAATCCGCTACATCATGGTGGTCATCGGGCTCACCAGCTGGATGGGTGTGGCGCGCCTGGTACGCGCCGAGGTCCTTTCGCTGAAGAGCAGGGACTTCGTCCTCGCTGCGAGGGTGCTCGGGGCGTCGGATCAGCGGGTGATCTTCCGGCACATACTCCCGAATGCGCTCTCTCCGGTCCTTGTCTCTGCTACCCTCGGGGTGGCGGGGGCGATACTGACGGAGAGCGCGCTCTCCTTCCTGGGGATCGGGGTGCAGCCCCCGGTGGCGAGCTGGGGGAATATCCTCACCTCCGGCAAGGACTACATAGAGTTCGCCTGGTGGCTCTCCCTCTTTCCGGGGCTCGCCATTCTCGTCACCGTCCTCTCCTACAACCTGGTGGGGGAGGGGGTGCGCGACGCGCTCGACCCGAGAAGGTAG
- a CDS encoding ATP-binding protein, whose translation MSDTGTARWMETAQHLERVLLKVERLLEGHDPEPHLDPALFERYQAFRWEKRGKGGTFAAIPHPHLFDLDLLVGVDYAKESLLRNTAQFVAGFPANNVLLWGERGTGKSSCVKGLLSRFAGKGLRIIEIQRCDLQSLPLISELLRAVPYRFILFCDDLSFAEGDTSYQELKVLLDGGLEERPGNLLVYATSNRRHLMPERMEDNLNLGGEIHSEEAISDKLALSDRFGLNLSFTPFNQQTYLAIVERHARAHNLDVSDPELQKEALRWALHKGQRSGRAAKQFVEDLAGRLLIGSSPD comes from the coding sequence ATGAGTGACACCGGTACCGCACGATGGATGGAGACCGCCCAGCACCTGGAACGAGTCCTTTTGAAGGTGGAGCGCCTGCTGGAAGGGCATGACCCCGAACCTCACCTCGACCCCGCGCTCTTCGAGCGGTACCAGGCCTTCAGGTGGGAGAAGCGGGGGAAGGGGGGGACCTTCGCGGCCATACCGCACCCCCATCTCTTCGATCTCGACCTCCTGGTCGGCGTCGACTACGCAAAGGAATCGCTGCTGCGAAACACCGCCCAGTTCGTCGCGGGCTTTCCCGCCAACAACGTCCTTTTGTGGGGGGAGCGCGGCACCGGGAAGTCCTCCTGCGTGAAGGGGCTCCTTTCCCGCTTCGCCGGGAAAGGGCTGCGCATCATCGAGATCCAGCGCTGCGACCTGCAGTCCCTCCCCCTGATCAGCGAGCTTCTGCGCGCGGTCCCGTACCGCTTCATCCTCTTTTGCGACGACCTCTCCTTCGCCGAGGGGGACACCTCCTACCAGGAGCTGAAGGTCCTCCTCGACGGGGGGCTCGAGGAGCGCCCGGGGAACCTCCTGGTGTACGCCACCTCGAACCGGCGCCACCTCATGCCGGAGCGGATGGAGGACAACCTGAACCTCGGGGGGGAGATCCACTCGGAGGAGGCGATCTCCGACAAGCTCGCACTTTCCGACCGTTTCGGGCTCAACCTCTCATTCACACCTTTCAACCAGCAGACCTATCTGGCGATCGTGGAGCGCCACGCCCGGGCGCACAACCTGGACGTGAGCGATCCCGAGCTGCAAAAAGAGGCGCTGCGCTGGGCCCTGCACAAGGGGCAGCGCTCCGGGCGCGCCGCGAAGCAGTTCGTGGAGGACCTGGCCGGTCGTCTCCTTATCGGAAGCTCACCTGATTGA
- the tilS gene encoding tRNA lysidine(34) synthetase TilS produces the protein MNPLLEKIVEEKLFREGETVLVAVSGGADSVALLDLLSRLPLKLAVAHLNHQIRGEAADGDEAFVEELAASYRIPCYCRSVDVPALAREGRMSLEEAAREARYLFLHETAKAIGATSIALAHHRDDQAETVLMRLLRGAGGSGLSAMSPQSGILKRPLLSVTRAELEEYLQGRGVSYRTDETNFDTRVLRNSIRHELIPVLRRYNPEVCARLADTARTLAADEELLQQVTEEAYARCAAVSGDSVQLDLKVLLSHPVALRMRLYRHALSQVRGLQRIGRVHLEAIDHLVFGERPQARLSLPGGARVGRSYSVLTVSPAPPPAAEYFEAEITAPGIHPLPLGGRLRVERIALPANLDSGSRTVVYLAPEAAPFPWLVRPFLPGDRFTPFGLSGKQKVKDFFINNKVELERRRRVPLLFSAGRLLWICGYRSSEEGRVTPCCDAVLRAEILDIIP, from the coding sequence TTGAATCCCCTTCTTGAGAAAATCGTAGAGGAAAAGCTCTTCCGCGAGGGGGAGACGGTGCTCGTTGCGGTTTCGGGGGGGGCGGATTCCGTCGCCCTCCTCGATCTCTTGAGCAGGCTCCCCCTGAAGCTTGCCGTCGCGCACCTCAATCACCAGATCCGCGGTGAGGCAGCGGATGGCGACGAGGCGTTCGTGGAGGAACTTGCCGCCTCCTACCGGATCCCCTGTTACTGCCGCTCCGTCGACGTCCCCGCACTCGCGCGGGAGGGGCGGATGAGCCTGGAGGAAGCGGCGCGCGAGGCCCGCTACCTCTTTCTCCATGAAACCGCTAAAGCGATCGGGGCGACGAGCATCGCTCTTGCGCACCACCGCGACGACCAGGCGGAGACCGTCCTCATGCGCCTCTTGCGGGGGGCAGGGGGGAGCGGTCTGAGCGCCATGAGCCCGCAAAGCGGCATCCTGAAGCGCCCCCTCCTCTCGGTCACCCGCGCGGAGCTCGAGGAGTACTTGCAGGGGAGGGGGGTAAGCTACCGGACTGATGAGACCAATTTCGACACGAGAGTGCTGCGAAATTCGATCCGTCACGAGCTGATCCCGGTCCTCAGGCGGTACAACCCGGAGGTATGCGCGCGTCTTGCCGACACCGCCCGCACCCTTGCCGCCGACGAGGAACTCCTGCAGCAGGTGACCGAGGAGGCTTATGCCCGCTGCGCCGCCGTCTCCGGCGACTCGGTGCAGCTCGACCTGAAGGTGCTTTTGTCCCACCCGGTCGCTCTGCGCATGCGCCTCTACCGACATGCACTCTCACAGGTGCGGGGACTGCAGCGGATCGGCCGTGTCCACCTTGAGGCGATCGACCACCTCGTCTTCGGCGAGCGCCCCCAGGCTCGCCTTTCGCTCCCCGGCGGCGCCAGGGTGGGGCGCAGCTACAGCGTCCTTACAGTCTCTCCCGCTCCTCCCCCCGCCGCGGAGTATTTTGAGGCTGAGATAACGGCTCCCGGGATCCACCCGCTCCCCCTGGGGGGGCGGCTCCGCGTGGAGAGAATCGCGCTCCCCGCCAACCTCGACTCCGGCTCTCGTACCGTCGTCTACCTTGCGCCGGAAGCGGCGCCCTTTCCGTGGCTCGTGCGCCCCTTCCTTCCCGGCGACCGTTTCACCCCCTTCGGGCTATCCGGAAAGCAGAAGGTGAAGGATTTCTTCATCAACAACAAGGTCGAGCTCGAGCGCCGGCGCCGGGTGCCCCTTCTTTTCAGCGCCGGAAGGCTCCTGTGGATCTGCGGATACAGAAGCTCCGAGGAGGGGCGCGTCACCCCCTGCTGCGATGCGGTGTTAAGGGCCGAAATTCTTGATATTATTCCCTGA
- the ftsH gene encoding ATP-dependent zinc metalloprotease FtsH produces MNQFYKNLALWLVISLMMILLFNLFNKPKPTQERLDYSDFITAVDTGKVKNQDRRVTSVVIQGNEIIGKFNDGKEFRTYKPADANLTDRLISKGVALSARPEEERFSWFSLLVSWFPIIFLVAVWIFFMRQMQGGGGKAMAFGKSRAKLLTEAQGKVTFEDVAGIEEAKDELEEIISFLKDPKKFTKLGGRIPKGVLLMGPPGTGKTLLARAIAGEAGVPFFSISGSDFVEMFVGVGASRVRDLFVQGKKSAPCIIFIDEIDAVGRHRGAGLGGGHDEREQTLNQLLVEMDGFESNEGVILIAATNRPDVLDPALLRPGRFDRQVVVPRPDVKGREAILRVHTKKTPLSPDVDLGVVARGTPGFSGADLSNVVNEAALLAARKEKSLVEMSDFDDAKDKVLMGVERRSMVISEEEKKNTAYHEAGHTLVAKLIPGTDPVHKVSIIPRGRALGVTMQLPIEDKHSYSRTSLLDRIAVLMGGRAAEEIIFNSTTTGAGNDIERATEIARKMVCEWGMSEKLGPVSFGKKDEQIFLGREMGVQKNYSESTAVEIDGEIRRIVEQNYARVIELLSANIDTLHKISLALVEKENLSGEEVDRIIAGEEPEGATPV; encoded by the coding sequence TTGAATCAGTTTTATAAAAATCTTGCGCTTTGGCTGGTGATCAGTCTGATGATGATCCTCTTGTTCAACCTGTTCAACAAGCCGAAGCCGACCCAGGAGAGGCTCGACTACAGCGACTTCATAACCGCTGTGGACACCGGGAAGGTGAAGAATCAGGACCGGCGGGTGACGAGCGTGGTGATCCAGGGGAACGAGATCATCGGCAAGTTTAACGACGGGAAGGAGTTCCGCACCTACAAGCCGGCGGACGCGAACCTGACCGATCGCCTCATCTCCAAAGGTGTCGCCCTTTCGGCCCGCCCGGAGGAGGAGCGTTTCTCCTGGTTCTCCCTCTTGGTCTCCTGGTTCCCGATCATATTCCTCGTCGCGGTGTGGATCTTCTTCATGCGCCAGATGCAGGGGGGTGGCGGCAAGGCGATGGCCTTCGGGAAGAGCCGCGCGAAGCTCCTCACCGAGGCGCAGGGGAAAGTGACCTTTGAAGACGTAGCCGGCATCGAGGAGGCTAAGGACGAACTGGAGGAGATCATCTCCTTCCTGAAGGACCCGAAGAAGTTCACGAAGCTCGGCGGGCGCATTCCGAAGGGGGTTCTCCTCATGGGGCCTCCGGGCACCGGAAAGACGCTTCTCGCCCGCGCCATCGCTGGTGAGGCGGGGGTTCCCTTCTTCTCCATCTCCGGTTCCGACTTCGTAGAGATGTTCGTCGGCGTCGGCGCCTCCAGGGTGCGCGACCTCTTCGTGCAGGGTAAAAAGAGCGCGCCGTGCATCATCTTCATCGATGAGATCGACGCCGTCGGCCGCCACCGCGGCGCTGGGCTCGGCGGGGGGCATGACGAGCGGGAGCAGACGCTGAACCAGCTCCTCGTCGAGATGGACGGCTTCGAGTCGAACGAAGGGGTCATCCTCATCGCCGCGACAAACCGCCCGGATGTCCTCGACCCGGCGCTGCTGCGCCCCGGCCGCTTCGACCGCCAGGTCGTGGTGCCGCGTCCCGACGTGAAGGGTCGCGAGGCGATCCTCAGGGTGCACACGAAGAAGACCCCGCTCTCCCCGGACGTCGATCTCGGCGTCGTGGCCCGCGGGACGCCTGGCTTCTCCGGCGCCGACCTCTCCAACGTGGTGAACGAGGCGGCCCTTCTGGCTGCCCGCAAGGAGAAGAGCCTCGTGGAGATGTCCGACTTCGACGACGCGAAGGACAAAGTCCTCATGGGTGTGGAGCGCCGCTCCATGGTCATCTCCGAGGAGGAGAAGAAAAACACCGCCTACCACGAGGCGGGGCACACGCTGGTGGCGAAGCTCATCCCCGGGACCGACCCGGTGCACAAGGTCTCCATCATCCCGCGCGGCAGGGCGCTCGGCGTCACCATGCAGCTCCCGATCGAGGACAAGCACTCCTACTCCCGCACTTCGCTGCTGGACCGCATCGCGGTCCTCATGGGGGGGCGCGCCGCGGAGGAGATCATCTTCAACTCCACCACCACCGGTGCCGGAAACGACATCGAGCGCGCCACGGAGATCGCCCGCAAGATGGTGTGCGAGTGGGGCATGAGCGAGAAACTCGGCCCGGTGAGCTTCGGGAAGAAGGACGAGCAGATCTTCCTCGGCCGCGAGATGGGGGTACAGAAGAACTACTCCGAGTCGACCGCGGTGGAGATCGACGGCGAGATCCGCCGCATCGTGGAGCAGAACTACGCTCGCGTGATAGAGCTCCTCTCCGCAAACATCGATACGCTGCACAAGATCTCCCTTGCCCTGGTGGAGAAGGAGAACCTCTCCGGCGAGGAAGTCGACCGCATCATCGCAGGTGAAGAACCGGAAGGGGCCACGCCGGTATGA